From the genome of Clostridium sp. BNL1100, one region includes:
- a CDS encoding thiamine phosphate synthase — protein sequence MLIYVTNRNLCRDDFLNRIACLASGKPHAIILREKDLSPEDYQTLAEKVKVICDSAGVQLIVNKYITAAKNLGVSSVHVSMEDFLKYRDALQSFSKVWVSVHSAKEAQEACNSGASTLIAGHIYETDCKKGVSPRGLDFLREVCSSVSIPVFGIGGITQDRIKGVTGAGAKGVCMMSEAMTCLSPTSLSSRILAFTLEDSCYTVTDCYYNKNGGK from the coding sequence ATGCTGATTTATGTAACAAACCGTAATTTGTGCAGGGACGATTTTCTGAATAGAATAGCGTGTTTGGCCTCCGGTAAACCCCATGCCATAATATTGAGAGAAAAGGATTTAAGTCCTGAAGATTATCAAACTCTTGCAGAAAAAGTCAAAGTTATATGTGACTCCGCAGGAGTTCAGCTTATTGTAAATAAATATATCACAGCTGCAAAAAATCTGGGAGTATCCTCAGTACATGTTTCCATGGAGGATTTTCTAAAATACAGGGATGCATTGCAATCCTTTTCCAAAGTTTGGGTTTCGGTACATTCAGCAAAGGAGGCACAAGAGGCATGCAACTCAGGTGCTTCCACCCTCATAGCCGGACATATTTATGAAACAGACTGCAAAAAAGGGGTATCCCCAAGGGGTTTGGATTTTTTAAGGGAGGTTTGCAGTTCTGTTTCCATTCCCGTTTTTGGAATAGGAGGTATTACACAAGACCGAATAAAAGGGGTAACCGGGGCAGGTGCAAAGGGTGTTTGCATGATGAGTGAAGCAATGACCTGCCTATCCCCCACCTCTCTTTCGTCACGGATACTAGCTTTTACACTTGAAGACTCCTGCTATACTGTCACAGATTGCTATTACAATAAAAACGGCGGCAAATAG
- a CDS encoding PadR family transcriptional regulator has translation METTDDILSSLVVELKRGTLILSVLSQLFNPEYGYSLVQKLEQKNNPIDAGTLYPLLRRLEKQQLLVSNWDTSEARPRKFYVISEEGKKVFQCLKEEWRTLSGNLENLLEEERDYGDD, from the coding sequence ATGGAAACTACAGATGACATACTAAGTTCACTGGTTGTGGAACTAAAGAGAGGAACCCTGATACTATCGGTGCTCAGCCAACTATTTAACCCTGAGTATGGTTATTCACTTGTACAAAAGCTGGAGCAAAAAAACAATCCTATTGATGCAGGAACCCTTTACCCGCTATTGCGCAGGCTAGAGAAGCAGCAGCTTTTGGTAAGCAATTGGGATACAAGCGAAGCCAGACCAAGAAAATTCTACGTAATTAGTGAAGAAGGGAAAAAAGTTTTTCAGTGTCTCAAAGAGGAATGGAGAACACTGTCCGGGAATTTGGAGAATTTATTGGAGGAGGAAAGGGATTATGGAGATGATTGA
- a CDS encoding EFR1 family ferrodoxin (N-terminal region resembles flavodoxins. C-terminal ferrodoxin region binds two 4Fe-4S clusters.), producing the protein MIFWFSGTGNSLYIAKSIAQQNDLKLVSIASVVNSGAEFFEYDLEDGEIIGFVFPVYAWAPPRMVLDFISKLKLKNYNNNYTFCVATCGGNVGNTTKVMEETLKTANINLSAGFSVIMPNNYIVMGNIDSKEKEEKKLAEAENTTKKISEIVSEKKPVMYNVVKGPLPGLFTGLISPMFNKHAIKTDSFYATDNCNGCGICEKVCTCKSIKVDKRPKWGKECNQCLACIHFCPTKAIQFGKGTEKKGRYTNPNISISEMLE; encoded by the coding sequence ATGATATTTTGGTTTTCAGGCACGGGAAATTCACTTTATATTGCAAAAAGCATTGCACAACAAAACGACTTAAAATTAGTATCCATAGCTTCTGTTGTTAACAGTGGAGCAGAATTCTTTGAATATGATCTTGAGGATGGTGAAATAATTGGATTTGTCTTTCCTGTATATGCATGGGCACCTCCCAGAATGGTTCTTGATTTTATAAGTAAGCTTAAATTAAAGAACTATAACAACAACTACACCTTTTGTGTTGCTACCTGCGGCGGTAATGTTGGGAACACCACAAAGGTTATGGAGGAGACCCTCAAGACAGCAAATATAAACCTTTCAGCCGGATTTTCTGTCATAATGCCAAACAACTATATAGTTATGGGCAATATAGATTCAAAAGAGAAGGAAGAGAAAAAGCTTGCTGAAGCAGAAAATACTACTAAAAAAATATCCGAAATTGTATCGGAAAAAAAGCCAGTAATGTACAATGTGGTAAAGGGCCCATTACCCGGGCTGTTTACAGGCTTAATAAGTCCCATGTTTAACAAGCATGCCATTAAAACCGATAGCTTTTATGCAACTGATAATTGCAATGGATGCGGTATCTGTGAAAAGGTGTGTACCTGCAAGAGTATTAAAGTAGATAAAAGGCCGAAGTGGGGGAAGGAATGTAACCAGTGTCTGGCATGCATACATTTTTGCCCGACAAAGGCAATACAATTTGGGAAAGGCACCGAGAAAAAGGGAAGGTATACCAATCCCAATATAAGCATCAGTGAAATGTTAGAATGA
- a CDS encoding nucleotide sugar dehydrogenase, producing MSLYENILSRKEKIAVIGLGYVGLPLAIAFSKRASVIGYDISNEKIELYNKGIDPTKEVGDYAIKNSTVEFTSDETRLKEAGFFIISVPTPVKSDHTPNLNPVELASCIVGRNLAKGSIVVYESTVYPGVTEEICIPILEKESGMKCGEDFKVGYSPERINPGDKQHRLENIIKVVSGIDADALDTIAKVYAMVIKAGVYPADSIKVAEAAKVIENSQRDINIAFMNEIAMVFNKMNINTKSVLEAAGTKWNFLKFSPGLVGGHCIGVDPYYFTYKAEQLGYHSQIILSGRRINDVMGKYIVENLIKNMITADLSVKNSKIAILGFTFKENCPDTRNTRVIDIVESLGEYGIVPVISDPEADALEAKQEYGVDLTPIDDIRGMDAVVLAVSHNSFLKLSKADFDKMFKTDTKESKVIIDVKGALNKDEFVNPEYIYWSL from the coding sequence ATGAGTTTGTATGAAAATATATTAAGCCGTAAAGAAAAAATAGCGGTAATAGGCCTTGGGTATGTGGGATTACCTCTTGCTATCGCATTTTCCAAAAGAGCCTCTGTCATAGGTTACGACATAAGTAATGAAAAAATAGAGCTGTATAATAAAGGTATAGATCCAACCAAGGAAGTAGGAGACTATGCAATAAAAAATTCTACTGTGGAATTTACGTCGGATGAAACACGGCTTAAAGAAGCAGGATTTTTTATTATCTCGGTACCCACACCTGTTAAATCAGACCATACTCCTAATCTGAATCCCGTGGAACTGGCAAGCTGCATTGTGGGCAGAAATCTTGCCAAAGGGTCAATTGTTGTATATGAGTCGACTGTGTATCCGGGCGTTACCGAGGAAATCTGCATACCCATACTGGAAAAGGAGTCAGGTATGAAATGCGGAGAAGATTTTAAGGTAGGCTATTCTCCTGAAAGAATAAATCCGGGTGACAAGCAGCACAGGCTTGAAAATATAATAAAAGTTGTATCTGGTATAGATGCTGATGCACTTGATACAATCGCTAAGGTATATGCAATGGTTATAAAGGCAGGGGTATATCCTGCCGATTCAATTAAAGTCGCAGAGGCAGCAAAGGTTATAGAAAACTCACAGCGTGATATTAATATTGCATTTATGAACGAAATTGCAATGGTTTTTAATAAAATGAATATTAATACCAAGTCGGTACTTGAAGCAGCCGGAACAAAGTGGAATTTTCTCAAGTTTTCCCCCGGATTGGTTGGAGGGCACTGTATAGGTGTTGATCCGTATTATTTTACCTATAAGGCTGAGCAATTGGGGTATCATTCTCAAATTATCCTATCGGGCAGAAGAATTAATGATGTTATGGGGAAATACATTGTTGAGAATCTTATAAAAAACATGATTACGGCCGATTTATCGGTTAAAAACTCCAAAATTGCAATACTTGGATTCACTTTTAAAGAAAATTGTCCTGATACCCGCAATACAAGGGTTATAGATATAGTGGAAAGCCTCGGTGAATATGGTATTGTGCCCGTTATTTCTGACCCCGAAGCTGATGCTTTGGAAGCGAAGCAGGAGTACGGTGTTGATTTGACACCTATTGACGACATCAGAGGTATGGATGCAGTAGTTTTAGCCGTTAGCCATAATTCGTTTCTAAAGCTATCAAAGGCCGATTTTGATAAGATGTTTAAGACTGATACAAAAGAAAGCAAAGTCATCATTGACGTTAAAGGTGCATTAAACAAAGATGAATTTGTTAATCCTGAGTACATTTATTGGAGTCTGTAA